A stretch of Planctomicrobium piriforme DNA encodes these proteins:
- the ybeY gene encoding rRNA maturation RNase YbeY: MWEIDILNEQSVLDVDDHWLLEIVRGTLAAQHVGQAQIDVAVVDDATIHAVNRDHLQHDYPTDVISFVYSAERLDQNASVPASGLRGENLVLEGEILVSAETALRLAQAHGWAPQHELALYVVHGLLHLCGYDDLTEAEQQIMRAQEQAVLKIWNLTPHYS; this comes from the coding sequence ATGTGGGAAATTGACATTCTCAACGAACAGTCGGTCTTGGACGTTGACGATCACTGGCTGCTGGAAATCGTCCGAGGGACGCTCGCAGCGCAGCATGTGGGTCAGGCACAAATCGACGTGGCCGTCGTCGATGATGCAACGATTCACGCCGTCAATCGCGACCACCTGCAGCACGACTACCCGACCGACGTCATCAGCTTCGTCTACTCCGCCGAGCGTCTGGATCAGAACGCTTCCGTACCTGCTTCCGGCCTGCGGGGTGAAAATCTGGTGCTGGAAGGTGAAATTCTTGTGAGCGCGGAGACCGCGCTGCGACTCGCCCAGGCTCATGGCTGGGCGCCGCAACATGAACTGGCGCTCTATGTTGTGCATGGTTTGCTGCATCTGTGCGGCTACGACGATCTGACCGAGGCCGAACAGCAGATCATGCGGGCACAGGAGCAGGCAGTCTTGAAAATCTGGAATCTGACGCCACACTATTCTTAA
- a CDS encoding DUF1552 domain-containing protein, producing MNPISRRAILKGLGATMALPVLDAMVPKAAWAAPEMLAGNRMAFVYIPNGAIMEDWTPATVGKDFKLSKTMSPLNEVRSDLLVLSGMAHDLARAKNDGAGDHARDSAVFLTGSRPRKSDSDIHVGQSVDQMAAEKIGQQTRLPSLELGTEAGRQAGKCDSGYGCAYQSNISWKTATTPMAKEINPKAVFERMFGGDLDPRTQAKRAFYRKSILDFVAEDTTKLTKQLGSSDKQKMDEYFTSVREIEERIARAGEQQPTEAPKMTLPDGVPSDFVTHVRLMYDLMLLAFQTDTTRICTLMLANSGSNRTYKEIGVPEAHHQISHHKSEPEKLKWLQMIDQHMMQQFAYFLKRMKETKEGSGNLLAHSMIMYGCSIADPNRHAHDNLPILMAGGGKGTIDTGRHVKFDKEVPLSNLFVSMLERMNVNVDSFGDSTGKLKQLKA from the coding sequence ATGAATCCAATCTCACGCAGAGCGATCCTGAAGGGGCTGGGCGCGACCATGGCGCTGCCCGTGCTTGACGCGATGGTCCCCAAGGCGGCCTGGGCCGCACCGGAAATGCTGGCCGGAAACCGCATGGCATTCGTTTACATTCCAAACGGCGCCATCATGGAGGACTGGACTCCCGCCACCGTCGGCAAAGACTTCAAACTCTCGAAGACAATGTCGCCGCTGAACGAAGTCCGTTCGGACCTGCTGGTTCTCTCCGGCATGGCGCACGACCTCGCCCGCGCGAAGAACGACGGCGCCGGCGACCACGCTCGTGACTCGGCCGTGTTCCTCACCGGCTCGCGTCCCCGGAAGTCGGACTCCGATATTCACGTCGGCCAGTCCGTCGACCAGATGGCCGCCGAGAAGATCGGCCAGCAGACTCGATTGCCGTCGCTGGAACTGGGAACCGAAGCAGGCCGCCAGGCGGGCAAGTGCGACTCGGGTTACGGCTGCGCCTACCAGTCGAACATCTCCTGGAAAACCGCCACGACCCCGATGGCGAAAGAAATTAACCCGAAGGCCGTCTTCGAGCGGATGTTCGGCGGCGATCTCGATCCGCGTACGCAGGCCAAACGGGCTTTCTATCGCAAGAGCATCCTCGACTTTGTCGCGGAAGATACGACCAAGCTGACCAAACAGCTCGGTTCCAGCGACAAGCAGAAGATGGACGAATACTTCACCAGCGTCCGCGAGATCGAAGAACGTATTGCCCGTGCCGGTGAACAGCAGCCGACGGAAGCTCCGAAAATGACGCTGCCGGACGGCGTGCCGAGCGACTTCGTCACCCATGTGCGGCTGATGTACGACCTGATGCTGCTCGCCTTCCAGACCGACACCACCCGCATCTGCACGCTGATGCTGGCAAACTCAGGCAGCAACCGGACCTACAAGGAAATCGGCGTGCCGGAAGCGCATCACCAGATCTCGCATCACAAGAGCGAGCCGGAAAAGCTCAAGTGGCTGCAGATGATCGACCAGCACATGATGCAGCAGTTCGCCTACTTCCTGAAGCGGATGAAAGAGACCAAGGAAGGCTCCGGCAACCTGCTGGCGCACTCGATGATCATGTACGGCTGCTCGATCGCCGATCCGAACCGTCATGCCCACGACAACCTGCCGATCCTGATGGCCGGCGGCGGCAAGGGGACCATCGACACCGGACGCCATGTGAAGTTCGACAAAGAAGTGCCGCTGAGCAACCTGTTCGTCTCGATGCTCGAACGCATGAACGTCAACGTCGACAGCTTCGGAGACAGCACCGGAAAGCTGAAGCAGCTCAAGGCCTGA
- a CDS encoding hemolysin family protein — MISSIVALACFLTSVFFATVSESLRNFLRSRLAYVCRSRNNVDRFGQILRDDEAALQASQLIQLTTLTASLVLVLASPAGDWFPLGHGRLWFDVLSLATVCWLLIGVFPWAVSRVAAEYVLYYFWPLISGLTIGLLPMLSLARRIDTLMHRIAGRSDPEPESVEKFTEEIQSVVDEGEREGLLESRAGRMIQRVMELQEEDVRAVMTTRTDIITIQANCSLEEARRQLLDAGHSRIPLVEGSTDDIVGILYARDLLETLSLSDGKKELREIVRPALYVPETTTIDALLERMKQERLHLAIVLDEYGGVTGLVTLEDILEEIVGDIADEFDEREEELYEIIDPYTVRVDARMHLDELNEQFDLNLPDERDFDTIGGFVFSQLGRIPKKGERLVWEQLAITILEATERKLVRLELRSTVPWPGSTATSETAVSQ; from the coding sequence GTGATCAGTTCGATCGTTGCCCTGGCCTGCTTTCTGACGAGCGTCTTCTTCGCGACCGTCTCAGAGTCGCTACGGAATTTTCTGCGAAGCCGTCTCGCTTATGTCTGCCGCAGCCGCAACAACGTCGACCGCTTCGGCCAGATTCTCCGCGATGATGAAGCCGCTCTGCAGGCGAGCCAGTTGATTCAGCTCACCACCCTGACGGCATCACTGGTGCTGGTCCTTGCGTCTCCCGCCGGCGACTGGTTTCCATTAGGCCACGGGCGGCTCTGGTTCGATGTCCTTTCATTGGCGACCGTCTGCTGGCTGTTGATCGGCGTCTTCCCCTGGGCGGTCTCCCGCGTGGCGGCCGAATATGTGCTGTACTACTTCTGGCCGCTCATCAGCGGACTGACGATCGGCCTGCTGCCCATGCTCAGCCTGGCCCGTCGCATCGACACCCTGATGCACCGCATCGCCGGCCGCAGCGATCCCGAGCCCGAATCGGTCGAGAAGTTCACCGAAGAAATTCAAAGCGTCGTCGATGAAGGGGAACGGGAAGGCCTGCTCGAATCGCGGGCCGGCCGCATGATTCAACGGGTGATGGAACTGCAGGAAGAAGACGTCCGCGCGGTGATGACGACTCGGACCGACATTATCACCATTCAGGCAAACTGCTCCCTCGAAGAAGCGCGGCGGCAACTGCTGGACGCCGGACATTCGCGCATTCCCCTCGTCGAAGGGTCGACAGACGATATCGTCGGGATTCTCTACGCTCGGGATCTGCTCGAAACGCTTTCACTCAGCGACGGAAAAAAGGAACTGCGGGAAATCGTCCGGCCCGCGCTGTATGTCCCCGAAACCACCACCATCGACGCGCTGCTGGAGCGGATGAAGCAGGAACGCCTGCACCTGGCGATCGTGCTGGATGAATACGGCGGCGTCACCGGCCTGGTAACGCTGGAAGACATTCTCGAAGAAATCGTCGGCGACATTGCCGATGAGTTCGACGAACGCGAAGAAGAACTCTACGAGATCATCGACCCCTACACGGTTCGGGTGGACGCCCGGATGCATCTGGACGAACTCAACGAGCAGTTCGATCTGAACCTGCCGGACGAGCGCGATTTCGACACGATCGGCGGGTTCGTGTTCTCGCAGTTGGGGCGCATCCCGAAGAAGGGAGAACGCCTGGTCTGGGAACAGTTGGCGATCACCATACTCGAAGCGACCGAGCGGAAGCTGGTGCGGCTGGAACTTCGCAGCACCGTCCCCTGGCCCGGCAGCACGGCGACATCCGAGACCGCCGTCTCGCAGTAG
- a CDS encoding DinB family protein — MTYAELILPEFDHEMASTRKVLESLPEDKFDWKAHPKSHTIGWNANHLAEIPGWVAGTISSKEWDIAPIGEEPYRTPEFQTKADVLALFDKNVAEARQALSTASFEHMGETWSLLMGGVPVITMPRAGIIRSFVINHTIHHRAISTVYLRLNDTPVPGMYGPTGDEK, encoded by the coding sequence ATGACCTACGCCGAGTTGATTCTGCCTGAGTTCGATCACGAGATGGCCAGCACCCGTAAGGTGCTGGAGAGCCTGCCGGAAGACAAATTCGACTGGAAGGCTCATCCAAAATCCCACACGATCGGCTGGAACGCGAATCATCTCGCCGAGATCCCCGGCTGGGTGGCAGGCACCATCTCTTCAAAAGAATGGGACATCGCTCCCATCGGCGAAGAACCGTACCGCACGCCGGAATTCCAAACCAAAGCCGATGTTCTGGCGCTTTTCGACAAGAACGTCGCCGAGGCACGACAGGCGCTGTCCACTGCCAGTTTCGAACACATGGGCGAGACGTGGTCGCTGCTGATGGGAGGTGTTCCGGTCATCACGATGCCGCGGGCCGGAATCATCCGGAGTTTTGTGATCAACCACACGATTCACCATCGCGCCATTTCCACGGTTTATCTGCGGCTAAATGACACCCCGGTCCCGGGGATGTACGGGCCGACCGGCGACGAAAAGTAA
- a CDS encoding DUF1592 domain-containing protein: MEVPLFEEADFSEPKPKAKPAAKKSAAAPTRKPSAAPVAMPMKPPQYKAVKPVAVAPKKKKKSSKKSSSSGFPMTTVIVVSSILFVAVGGLLVYRSFKTTSELHAVAASTQAALQEPPANRSPSYTQDLVPFVKAYCSDCHANGSQEGDFAFDRYASLAALKNDREIWAKVLKLVRLGAMPPSDAKQPTEEERNRAIGWLDHQLYFVDCAAEQNPGRVTVRRLNRIEYNNTVNDLLGINFRPADDFPSDDVGHGFDNIGDVLTVPPLLMEKYLTAGESIARKVTPTGSPSYARRVNSSDKFKGDAKLVFDSSDGKVIVSTGQLTSEFNLPRAGQYKLRVTARQDRSGKEDAKMEVKFAGKSLKTVDVKKTNSLETFEFPLDMPGGKVEVAVLFLNDFYDKDAKKEQDRNLHVGSIEIEGPFGMSDDERKKLPLVRFGPVNGKSVSQAAQENLKDFLPKAFRRSVSQQELERYAGLVDMAVKHGETFDEGMGVAVQAVLISPHFLFRVEGGRRVEGQVEMLDDYALASRLSYFLWSSMPDDELFQLAKDNKLHEPEVLKQQTDRMLKDPRSNALVANFAGQWLGLRKLTTNEVDPDAKLFPDFNKDIRMDFWKETEQFFGSIVRSDASIYDLLDGKYTFLNERLAKFYGIGGVTGPEFRRVDLKDQPRAGVLTQGSILTLTSFPNRTSPVKRGEWVLSNILGDAPPDPPPLVPAIDSTAAANPNLTFRQQLELHRADPGCASCHKEMDAIGFGMQTFDAIGRFRTQDANQPIDATGTLPSGEAFNGTLDLIGILRKHKTKFGRCLTEKMMTYSIGRGVDWYDKCAIDKIMGELESNDRMSTLIQGIVHSAPFQSRKFRDAPINESQKSVAAKN; this comes from the coding sequence GTGGAAGTTCCGCTCTTTGAAGAAGCGGATTTCAGCGAGCCGAAACCCAAGGCCAAACCTGCCGCCAAAAAGTCCGCCGCTGCTCCGACTCGCAAGCCCTCTGCCGCGCCGGTCGCGATGCCGATGAAGCCGCCCCAGTACAAGGCGGTGAAGCCGGTCGCCGTTGCTCCGAAAAAGAAAAAGAAGTCGAGCAAAAAATCGTCCTCCAGCGGATTCCCGATGACGACGGTGATCGTCGTCTCGAGCATCCTGTTTGTGGCGGTCGGCGGATTGCTGGTCTACCGTTCGTTCAAGACCACCTCAGAACTGCACGCCGTCGCGGCTTCCACGCAGGCCGCCCTGCAGGAACCGCCGGCCAATCGCTCTCCAAGCTATACCCAGGATCTGGTTCCGTTCGTGAAGGCCTACTGCTCCGACTGCCATGCCAACGGCTCGCAGGAAGGGGACTTCGCTTTCGACCGTTACGCCAGCCTGGCGGCCCTCAAAAATGACCGCGAGATCTGGGCGAAGGTGCTCAAACTGGTGCGGCTGGGGGCCATGCCGCCGTCGGATGCCAAGCAGCCCACCGAGGAAGAACGAAATCGCGCCATCGGCTGGCTCGATCATCAGTTGTACTTTGTCGACTGCGCCGCCGAACAGAATCCCGGCCGCGTCACGGTCCGGCGTTTGAACCGCATTGAATACAACAACACCGTCAACGACCTGCTGGGAATCAATTTCCGCCCGGCGGATGACTTCCCATCGGACGACGTCGGACACGGATTCGACAACATTGGCGACGTGCTGACAGTGCCGCCGCTGCTGATGGAAAAATATCTGACTGCCGGTGAATCCATCGCCCGTAAGGTCACGCCAACTGGCAGCCCGAGCTATGCCCGTCGCGTCAACAGCAGCGACAAGTTCAAAGGCGATGCCAAACTGGTTTTTGATTCCTCCGACGGAAAAGTGATCGTCAGCACCGGGCAACTGACCAGCGAGTTCAATCTTCCCCGCGCCGGGCAGTACAAGCTCCGCGTCACCGCACGGCAAGACCGCTCGGGCAAGGAAGACGCGAAGATGGAAGTCAAATTCGCGGGCAAATCCCTGAAAACGGTAGATGTGAAGAAGACGAACTCGCTCGAGACGTTCGAATTTCCACTCGACATGCCGGGCGGTAAGGTCGAAGTCGCCGTGTTGTTCCTCAACGACTTCTACGACAAAGACGCGAAGAAGGAGCAAGACCGCAACCTGCACGTCGGCTCGATTGAGATTGAAGGCCCGTTCGGGATGAGCGATGACGAACGCAAGAAGTTGCCGCTGGTTCGGTTTGGTCCAGTGAACGGCAAGAGCGTCAGCCAGGCGGCTCAAGAGAACCTCAAAGACTTTTTGCCGAAGGCGTTTCGCCGCTCGGTGTCGCAGCAGGAACTGGAACGGTACGCCGGCCTGGTTGACATGGCGGTCAAGCATGGCGAGACGTTCGACGAAGGGATGGGAGTCGCCGTGCAGGCGGTGCTGATCTCTCCGCACTTCCTCTTCCGAGTCGAGGGAGGCCGCCGCGTCGAAGGTCAAGTCGAAATGCTCGACGACTACGCCCTCGCGTCACGGCTGTCGTACTTCCTCTGGAGCAGCATGCCGGATGACGAACTATTCCAGCTCGCAAAAGACAACAAGCTGCATGAGCCCGAAGTGTTGAAGCAGCAGACCGATCGGATGCTGAAAGATCCGCGATCCAATGCCCTGGTCGCCAACTTCGCCGGCCAATGGCTCGGACTGCGAAAACTGACCACCAATGAAGTCGATCCCGATGCCAAGCTCTTCCCGGATTTCAACAAAGACATCCGGATGGATTTCTGGAAGGAGACCGAGCAGTTCTTCGGCTCAATCGTGCGGTCGGATGCCAGCATCTACGACCTGCTCGACGGCAAGTACACGTTCCTCAACGAACGTCTCGCCAAGTTCTACGGCATCGGGGGGGTCACCGGACCGGAATTTCGCCGCGTCGATCTCAAGGATCAGCCGCGGGCCGGCGTCCTCACGCAGGGGAGCATTCTGACGCTCACCAGCTTCCCCAACCGGACTTCGCCCGTAAAACGGGGCGAATGGGTGCTGTCGAACATTCTGGGTGACGCCCCGCCAGATCCGCCACCGCTGGTTCCCGCCATCGATTCGACCGCCGCAGCGAATCCCAACCTGACGTTCCGTCAGCAACTCGAGCTGCACCGGGCCGATCCTGGATGTGCATCTTGTCATAAAGAGATGGACGCCATCGGGTTCGGGATGCAGACGTTCGACGCAATCGGCCGGTTCCGCACGCAAGACGCCAATCAGCCGATCGACGCCACCGGCACGCTCCCCTCAGGCGAAGCATTTAACGGCACGCTCGATCTCATTGGGATTCTTCGCAAGCACAAGACCAAGTTTGGCCGATGCCTGACAGAGAAAATGATGACTTATTCCATCGGTCGCGGCGTGGACTGGTATGATAAATGTGCCATCGACAAGATCATGGGCGAGCTGGAAAGCAACGACCGGATGTCGACCTTGATTCAAGGGATCGTTCACTCGGCCCCGTTCCAGTCTCGGAAATTCCGCGACGCCCCCATTAACGAGTCCCAGAAGTCGGTCGCCGCGAAAAACTGA